One window from the genome of Elaeis guineensis isolate ETL-2024a chromosome 5, EG11, whole genome shotgun sequence encodes:
- the LOC105045229 gene encoding divinyl chlorophyllide a 8-vinyl-reductase, chloroplastic yields MLLSISSSNPLLLHSHPHLSSLPHFPSSLLISPLINPSKPKPSTIKLSIDASSSPIPPSPVLKPTTTPSPSFRTKPPKDINILVTGSTGYIGKFVVRELCRRGFNVIAVARERSGIRGRNDKDQTLQQLAGSTVCFSDVTDLDALHRSLDSLGLPIDAVVCCLASRTGGIKDSWKIDYSATRNSLVAGRRLGASHLVLLSAICVQKPLLEFQRAKLKFEAKLEKEAADGTGFTYSIVRPTAFFKSLGGQVETVKGGKPYVMFGDGRLCACKPISEEDLASFIADCVMDEDKACKILPIGGPGKALTPLEQGEMLFRLLGQEPKFLKVPIGVMDFAIGVLDFLSKIFPSLEDAAEFGRIGRYYAAESMLVLDPETGEYSADKTPSYGEDTLEDFFARVIREGMAGQELGEQTIF; encoded by the coding sequence ATGCTcctctccatctcctcctccaaTCCCCTTCTCCTCCACTCCCATCCccacctctcctctctcccccacTTCCCTTCCTCCCTTCTCATTTCCCCTCTAATAAACCCCTCCAAGCCCAAACCCAGCACCATAAAACTCTCCATCGATGCATCCAGTTCTCCCATCCCACCTTCTCCAGTACTCAAACCCACCACCACCCCCTCCCCTTCCTTCAGAACCAAACCCCCCAAAGACATCAACATCCTCGTCACCGGCTCCACCGGCTACATCGGCAAGTTCGTCGTCCGCGAGCTCTGCCGGCGGGGCTTCAACGTGATCGCCGTCGCCCGCGAGCGCAGCGGCATCCGCGGCCGCAACGACAAGGACCAGACCCTCCAGCAGCTCGCCGGCTCCACCGTCTGCTTCTCCGATGTCACCGACCTCGACGCCCTCCACCGCTCTCTCGATTCCCTCGGTCTTCCCATCGACGCCGTCGTCTGCTGCCTCGCCAGCCGCACCGGCGGCATCAAGGACTCGTGGAAGATTGACTACAGCGCCACCCGGAACAGCCTCGTCGCCGGCCGCCGGCTCGGCGCATCCCACCTCGTCCTCTTGTCCGCAATCTGCGTGCAGAAACCACTCCTTGAGTTCCAGAGGGCGAAGCTCAAGTTTGAAGCGAAGCTCGAGAAGGAGGCTGCTGATGGGACTGGATTCACCTACAGCATTGTTCGTCCGACTGCCTTCTTCAAGAGCTTGGGCGGGCAGGTGGAGACGGTGAAGGGCGGGAAGCCTTATGTGATGTTCGGCGATGGCAGGCTTTGCGCCTGCAAGCCGATCAGCGAGGAGGACCTCGCATCCTTCATTGCTGATTGCGTGATGGATGAAGATAAGGCCTGCAAAATTTTGCCTATTGGCGGACCGGGGAAGGCATTGACACCATTGGAGCAGGGGGAGATGCTGTTCAGGTTGCTCGGACAGGAGCCCAAGTTCTTGAAGGTGCCAATTGGAGTGATGGACTTTGCAATTGGGGTGCTtgattttctttccaaaataTTTCCATCACTGGAGGATGCAGCAGAGTTTGGGAGGATTGGAAGGTACTATGCGGCAGAGAGTATGCTGGTTTTGGACCCGGAGACAGGGGAGTACAGTGCGGATAAGACGCCGAGCTATGGGGAGGATACGTTGGAGGATTTCTTTGCAAGAGTGATCAGAGAGGGGATGGCTGGTCAGGAATTGGGGGAGCAGACCATTTTTTAA